A region of Salinibacter sp. 10B DNA encodes the following proteins:
- a CDS encoding CIA30 family protein, producing MFDFTSPSPDPASAWRNVDDPVMGGVSESTFAATDDGAAFTGTVSLKQGGGFASVRAPEADYDLHAHDGLRLHLRGDGKQYWFTAYTTSGGSVSYRVPIQVPREWTIVRIPFAELTPYRRGTKRPDAPPFDPSEVRTIGFLIADEQEGPFQLEVAWIRGWTDPSD from the coding sequence ATGTTTGACTTCACCTCCCCTTCTCCGGATCCTGCCAGCGCCTGGCGCAACGTCGACGACCCGGTTATGGGCGGCGTTTCGGAAAGCACGTTCGCGGCCACGGACGACGGCGCAGCGTTCACGGGCACCGTCTCCTTAAAACAGGGCGGCGGCTTTGCCTCGGTACGCGCGCCCGAAGCGGACTACGACCTGCATGCACACGACGGGCTGCGTCTCCACCTGCGGGGCGACGGCAAGCAATACTGGTTCACGGCGTATACCACCTCGGGCGGATCGGTCAGCTACCGCGTCCCGATCCAGGTTCCGCGCGAGTGGACAATCGTCCGTATCCCCTTCGCTGAGCTCACGCCGTACCGGCGCGGCACGAAGCGCCCGGACGCGCCCCCGTTCGATCCGTCGGAGGTCCGCACGATTGGGTTTCTGATTGCCGACGAACAGGAGGGACCGTTCCAGCTCGAGGTGGCGTGGATTCGCGGCTGGACGGACCCTTCCGACTAG
- a CDS encoding deoxynucleoside kinase — protein MPDLFDNPSDEKKYVAIAGNIGAGKTALTDVMGQYFGWETVYEKVDENPYLTDFYNDMRRWAFNLQVFFLSRRFKQLQKIEEMEDSVVQDRSIYEDAQIFARNLYEMGLMSGRDYENYVNLFGIMTSYLTPPTLLVYLRASVPTLVNHIQQRGRDYESTIRIDYLERLQGHYEEWIDEYDRGPKLIVDIDERDFVNNDEDRRAVLNQIESRLFGLFADE, from the coding sequence ATGCCCGACCTCTTTGACAATCCGTCCGATGAGAAAAAGTACGTCGCCATTGCCGGCAACATCGGTGCCGGGAAAACTGCTCTAACGGACGTTATGGGGCAGTACTTTGGGTGGGAGACCGTCTATGAAAAGGTGGACGAGAATCCGTATCTCACCGATTTCTACAACGACATGCGGCGGTGGGCCTTCAATCTGCAGGTCTTCTTTTTGTCCCGCCGCTTCAAGCAGTTGCAGAAGATTGAAGAGATGGAGGACTCGGTGGTGCAGGACCGCTCCATCTACGAGGACGCACAAATCTTTGCCCGGAACCTCTATGAGATGGGCCTGATGAGCGGGCGCGACTACGAGAACTACGTCAATCTCTTTGGCATCATGACCTCGTACCTTACGCCCCCGACCCTACTGGTGTATTTGCGTGCGTCCGTTCCCACCCTCGTGAACCACATTCAACAGCGCGGCCGCGACTACGAGTCCACCATCCGCATCGATTATCTCGAGCGTCTGCAGGGACACTACGAGGAATGGATCGACGAGTACGACCGCGGGCCAAAACTCATCGTCGACATTGACGAGCGGGATTTCGTGAATAACGATGAGGACCGGCGCGCCGTGCTGAATCAGATTGAAAGCCGGCTGTTTGGTCTCTTTGCCGACGAATAG
- a CDS encoding putative porin yields MTASVRNVLLDGGVGAILLVLFAVPGGAVHAQVDSTTVVSDTTVSDTTVSDTTAAPADTTVASVDTVDTTVAPDDTTAVSPDTTDSEAAELPDDPRTFTTPVYGRPAIDSLPTLTPHVGLEHALAQQTGSFLYDLAAVGWPHGWSPNGLGPHRSRLWIDGRPYNSPLTGRARFDLVPTSFLQRPGIGEDPGGGTAGVQLSWRSFPSIRPITELRFRRDSNGQKAIEVVHSQKHQLSFFGEPGLFQTTFGYGGRTADGVYSGSDLRRERRIWGRLRYQRDNWAFELSDFSSRHRIGAHGGVVPPEGSSFETIYIVPRCEACSHTPGASRRTFRNDLTARVRGPVFPGLSTPAELSATWTSNTFDFQESGSDSDTTWTVAMDGAHGSMRQSLRLGPHDLTLGVRGSLWGVGKSNVRQVDGERWAVHAIARDSVRLGATQFVLDAGWHSTIDQQYPSASAQLYQSVGPVQVTASAAATGQRLSWIETAGFEGLVTPLDESPTSVFGRVLRGNVGLEVQPGPFDLRVEGFAHQIRKAVDLYALPSFGQRVASADTVEARQTETPVRRVGATASVGWRRDATWGFYATAQATALSTLNAAASRLHTRLARTLPRFYGRGRIGARFVFFEDLVTDLYVQARGWTAMNSRWFHPPTGRFAVPPAENPVPVRPGYRLGPNGTVDAHAEIKLRGATLFFTFENIQLSLAQPGSFQRQFTAQPGAFIVPVYPLPGRLFRFGVHWPIFD; encoded by the coding sequence ATGACCGCATCTGTTCGGAACGTATTGCTAGACGGTGGGGTGGGGGCAATCCTTCTCGTTCTGTTTGCTGTGCCTGGAGGGGCCGTCCACGCCCAGGTCGATTCCACCACTGTTGTTTCAGACACGACAGTCTCAGACACGACAGTCTCGGACACGACGGCTGCTCCGGCTGACACGACAGTTGCTTCCGTTGACACGGTTGACACGACGGTCGCGCCCGACGATACGACGGCTGTTTCCCCCGACACGACCGATTCCGAGGCGGCAGAATTGCCCGACGACCCGCGTACGTTTACGACGCCCGTCTATGGGCGCCCCGCCATCGATTCCCTCCCCACTCTGACCCCGCACGTGGGATTGGAGCACGCGCTTGCTCAGCAGACGGGCAGCTTTCTCTATGACCTGGCCGCCGTAGGCTGGCCGCATGGCTGGAGCCCGAACGGATTGGGGCCGCACCGGTCGCGTCTCTGGATCGACGGGCGTCCCTACAACAGTCCCCTTACGGGGCGTGCCCGATTTGATCTCGTCCCGACGTCGTTTCTGCAGCGGCCTGGCATTGGGGAGGATCCTGGGGGCGGGACCGCTGGGGTTCAGCTCTCCTGGCGCTCCTTTCCTTCGATCCGGCCCATTACGGAGCTCCGCTTTCGGCGCGACAGCAACGGCCAGAAAGCAATTGAGGTGGTGCACTCGCAGAAACATCAGCTCTCGTTCTTTGGAGAGCCGGGACTTTTTCAGACCACGTTTGGGTATGGAGGGCGTACCGCGGATGGGGTTTATAGCGGGAGTGACCTGCGTCGCGAACGGCGAATCTGGGGGCGCCTTCGCTATCAGCGTGACAACTGGGCCTTTGAGCTGAGCGACTTTTCGTCCCGCCATCGGATTGGGGCGCACGGCGGCGTGGTCCCCCCCGAGGGGTCCTCATTCGAGACCATTTACATCGTTCCGCGCTGCGAGGCCTGCAGTCACACCCCGGGGGCGAGCCGGCGCACCTTTCGAAACGACTTGACGGCCCGCGTTCGAGGACCGGTGTTTCCCGGACTCTCGACCCCTGCTGAGCTCTCGGCAACGTGGACCTCCAATACGTTTGATTTTCAGGAGAGCGGATCGGATTCGGACACAACCTGGACGGTCGCGATGGATGGGGCACATGGGAGCATGCGGCAGTCGCTGCGCCTTGGGCCGCATGATCTGACGCTGGGGGTTCGGGGAAGTCTCTGGGGGGTGGGAAAGAGCAATGTCCGACAGGTGGACGGGGAGCGGTGGGCGGTGCACGCCATTGCGCGTGACTCGGTGCGTTTGGGGGCCACGCAGTTCGTGTTGGATGCCGGTTGGCATTCTACCATCGATCAGCAGTATCCGTCCGCTTCGGCCCAGCTGTACCAGTCGGTCGGTCCGGTTCAGGTGACGGCCTCAGCCGCGGCCACGGGACAGCGCCTGTCGTGGATCGAGACGGCGGGCTTTGAGGGACTGGTGACGCCTCTCGACGAGAGTCCAACCAGCGTGTTTGGGCGTGTGCTTCGAGGAAACGTCGGACTTGAGGTTCAGCCCGGTCCCTTCGACCTACGGGTAGAAGGCTTTGCACATCAGATCCGCAAGGCCGTTGATCTGTATGCTTTACCGTCGTTTGGGCAGCGGGTGGCGTCTGCGGACACGGTGGAGGCTCGGCAGACGGAAACGCCGGTGCGGCGAGTGGGGGCGACCGCGTCCGTAGGCTGGCGGCGCGATGCAACGTGGGGGTTTTACGCAACGGCACAGGCCACAGCCCTTTCCACCCTCAACGCTGCGGCGTCGCGTCTCCATACGCGTCTTGCCCGCACCCTGCCGCGATTCTACGGACGAGGGCGCATCGGCGCCCGCTTTGTGTTTTTCGAGGATCTGGTGACCGACCTTTACGTGCAGGCGCGGGGATGGACGGCCATGAACAGCCGGTGGTTTCATCCGCCTACGGGGCGCTTCGCCGTGCCGCCCGCCGAAAATCCAGTGCCCGTACGCCCAGGCTATCGGCTTGGCCCCAACGGCACGGTAGATGCACACGCCGAAATCAAGCTTCGGGGGGCCACGCTGTTTTTTACCTTTGAGAATATCCAGCTTTCTCTTGCCCAGCCCGGCTCGTTCCAGCGTCAGTTTACGGCCCAGCCCGGAGCGTTCATTGTGCCGGTGTATCCCCTCCCCGGCCGTCTCTTCCGTTTCGGGGTGCACTGGCCCATTTTCGACTAG
- a CDS encoding YihY/virulence factor BrkB family protein, which produces MSSSTSDVLRLLRDALAESVHYYLRGLYRELTAKNVFLWAQAIAFKVLVTIVPIVILGTGLVGRILQGKDAFTAVERFIRGLLPPSQSNELITFLEQVEGASGTIVGLGGIGLFLSAVSLFITLRIAVSNAFEQNWHEERTLLRGYVFDVRMVMQVGLLFVLTVGLSTVLPSFFNNVVLNDLGREVRWLRWFWNQILFAFGVLLPFLITTAMFFQLYYLVPQPHPRKRSALSGAFIAGLLWEITKQAFTYYATYVGQFDQYATGDGGLSALGNAFGLIVAFVFWVYFSSIVLMLGAIIASLHEHRHVTAGHLPGDEPPPEALPITEDPPAAPSPAHDPDGRAEEDPTSEQTEDPAKPDPSPSPS; this is translated from the coding sequence ATGTCATCCAGCACCTCCGACGTCCTCCGTCTGCTCCGAGACGCGCTTGCGGAAAGCGTGCACTACTATCTACGGGGCCTCTACCGGGAGCTTACGGCGAAGAATGTCTTTCTGTGGGCCCAGGCAATTGCCTTCAAGGTGCTCGTCACCATCGTTCCAATCGTCATTCTGGGGACGGGGCTTGTAGGGCGTATTCTTCAAGGGAAGGATGCCTTCACGGCTGTCGAGCGGTTCATTCGAGGGCTGCTTCCCCCCAGTCAGAGCAACGAGCTTATCACTTTTTTGGAGCAGGTGGAAGGGGCGAGTGGCACCATCGTCGGCCTGGGCGGCATTGGGCTCTTTCTGTCCGCCGTGTCTCTTTTTATCACCCTCCGAATTGCGGTCAGCAATGCTTTCGAGCAAAACTGGCACGAGGAGCGCACCCTCCTCCGTGGGTACGTCTTCGACGTACGGATGGTGATGCAGGTTGGCCTCCTGTTCGTGCTCACCGTCGGGCTCTCGACCGTACTCCCGTCGTTTTTCAACAACGTGGTTCTCAACGATTTGGGCCGAGAGGTTCGCTGGCTTCGGTGGTTTTGGAATCAGATTCTCTTTGCCTTCGGGGTTCTCCTGCCCTTTTTGATAACCACCGCTATGTTCTTCCAGCTCTACTACCTCGTGCCGCAGCCGCACCCCCGCAAGCGAAGTGCACTCTCTGGGGCCTTCATCGCGGGCCTGCTGTGGGAGATTACCAAACAGGCGTTTACCTATTACGCCACCTACGTGGGGCAATTCGACCAGTACGCGACGGGCGATGGGGGGCTCAGTGCGCTGGGAAACGCATTCGGGCTTATCGTTGCGTTCGTCTTCTGGGTCTACTTCTCAAGCATCGTGCTCATGCTGGGGGCCATCATCGCGTCGCTTCACGAACACAGACACGTGACGGCGGGGCACCTTCCAGGAGATGAACCGCCGCCAGAGGCGCTTCCCATTACAGAAGATCCGCCCGCTGCTCCTTCGCCCGCCCACGACCCAGACGGCCGGGCCGAGGAGGATCCGACGTCGGAGCAGACTGAAGACCCTGCAAAGCCCGATCCGTCTCCCTCTCCCTCCTGA
- a CDS encoding BamA/TamA family outer membrane protein, whose product METASKGIIILGIRYNSCSLGRSDLNGSTTWSYPLRSFCFVRLGRSFVTALCSFFRFLFGRWWIVLIVAMCGVAWAPPSAVAQAPLYLVDDQTSVREVSFRFVGGKTFDTDRLREQIATAAPGFFARLQNQFSFLPGLQRQAFLFDPVTLQKDVVRLRRFYQQNGFPRPQIDYPVSQLDTASNEIHVIFTVQEGTPLTIRNVSFLGPEGTQPVTNFFGKDLERGWAEFRTRSTVQPGERYTDFKRTQISNEVQTWLRNRGYAFATVEARAEIDTAATAVELRFLMDPGPLTTISHIRVEGNTSVSDRIVRRELPFKEGDRFSAQQVSDGQRQLFDLNLFRVALADVPEQPRDSTVTVRYRVREAKLRAYSGQIGYGTRPGITMEGSWRHRNFHGNARTLVVNLTADTGFPEDPARIFPFLSTSTTKTPDRLFRASATLRQPYLFAEQLSGSIEPFIQERRSVSLDQNPNRAFSLLERLGLNERQFGLNTTLIYTFLPFRSLSLQHTLARTEQFGGIVDSDSARAQTDLFDKSIFTLNGTFGKADDFINPDRGFIIRPSAAVGGGTFSSGVNFWRGSMEASGYLPLSASVQLAGRLFGGGLFPFGKSRDNLAIGPGARDSLLNENQTYQDRFSDHLFYAGGGSDVRGWRSQLAGGKALRNIGTEETPDYAYRPIGAQSKVGVNLEARLPFPGLGDRWRTALFMDAAYLETGDLNLVPSPEVSDVVAGPSGTAIRTKPSRLLVGAGAGLRYQTPFGFVRLDLAYKLTPDQLDLRRPNDIRSQIEKGSPTPVRDADPRTLRRFRFHFGIGRSF is encoded by the coding sequence ATGGAAACTGCTTCTAAGGGGATAATCATCCTCGGCATCCGGTATAATTCGTGCTCGCTTGGGAGGAGCGACCTGAACGGAAGCACGACGTGGTCGTATCCCCTGCGCTCTTTTTGCTTTGTTCGTCTCGGTCGTTCGTTCGTGACTGCGCTTTGTTCTTTTTTCCGGTTTTTGTTTGGGCGCTGGTGGATCGTCCTCATCGTCGCAATGTGCGGCGTTGCTTGGGCGCCGCCGTCCGCGGTCGCCCAGGCGCCCCTGTACCTGGTCGACGACCAGACGTCGGTCCGAGAAGTGTCGTTCCGGTTCGTTGGGGGAAAAACCTTCGACACGGATCGGCTGCGAGAGCAAATTGCCACGGCAGCCCCTGGGTTCTTTGCGCGCCTGCAGAACCAGTTCTCGTTTCTGCCGGGCCTGCAGCGGCAGGCGTTCCTGTTCGACCCCGTCACGCTCCAAAAAGACGTGGTGCGCCTGCGCCGCTTCTATCAGCAGAACGGCTTCCCGCGCCCCCAGATCGACTATCCGGTGTCCCAGCTCGACACGGCCTCCAACGAGATCCACGTCATTTTTACTGTGCAGGAGGGCACGCCGCTCACCATCCGCAACGTGTCGTTCCTCGGGCCGGAGGGGACGCAACCCGTCACGAATTTCTTCGGGAAGGATCTGGAGCGAGGATGGGCCGAGTTTCGAACCCGATCGACCGTTCAACCGGGCGAACGCTACACAGACTTCAAGCGCACCCAGATTTCGAACGAGGTGCAGACCTGGCTTCGTAATCGGGGCTATGCCTTTGCCACCGTAGAGGCCCGGGCCGAGATCGACACGGCGGCGACAGCGGTCGAGCTCCGCTTCCTGATGGATCCCGGGCCGTTGACGACAATCTCCCACATTCGGGTGGAGGGCAATACGTCGGTGAGCGACCGTATTGTGCGTCGGGAACTTCCCTTCAAAGAGGGGGATCGGTTTTCGGCCCAGCAGGTGTCCGACGGGCAGCGCCAGCTTTTTGACCTCAACCTGTTCCGCGTGGCCCTGGCAGACGTGCCCGAGCAGCCCCGTGATAGCACTGTGACGGTGCGCTATCGGGTGCGTGAAGCGAAGCTGCGGGCGTATTCCGGGCAGATTGGGTATGGGACCCGGCCGGGCATTACCATGGAGGGAAGCTGGCGCCATCGCAATTTCCACGGCAATGCCCGCACCCTGGTGGTGAACCTGACGGCCGACACGGGGTTTCCGGAAGATCCGGCCCGTATTTTTCCATTCCTTTCGACCTCGACGACGAAGACCCCTGACCGGCTGTTTCGGGCCTCGGCGACGCTACGCCAGCCGTACCTTTTTGCCGAGCAGTTGTCCGGCTCCATTGAACCGTTTATCCAGGAGCGTCGGAGCGTATCGTTGGACCAGAATCCGAACCGGGCCTTTTCGCTGCTAGAGCGTCTGGGGTTGAATGAGCGTCAGTTTGGGCTCAATACGACGCTTATCTACACATTCTTGCCCTTCCGGTCGCTTTCGCTGCAGCACACGCTGGCCCGAACAGAGCAATTTGGGGGAATTGTGGATTCGGATTCCGCCCGCGCACAAACGGATCTCTTTGACAAAAGCATCTTCACGCTCAACGGCACGTTTGGCAAGGCCGACGACTTCATCAATCCCGATCGGGGCTTCATCATTCGACCTTCGGCAGCCGTGGGCGGCGGGACCTTCAGCTCAGGGGTCAACTTCTGGCGGGGGAGTATGGAGGCCAGTGGGTATCTCCCACTTTCCGCCTCCGTTCAGCTTGCGGGACGCCTGTTTGGGGGCGGCCTTTTTCCCTTTGGCAAAAGTCGCGACAATCTCGCCATCGGGCCCGGAGCACGAGACTCGCTACTCAACGAAAATCAGACGTACCAGGATCGCTTTTCGGATCACCTGTTCTACGCGGGGGGCGGAAGTGACGTCCGCGGCTGGCGATCCCAGCTGGCCGGAGGGAAGGCACTACGCAATATTGGCACGGAGGAGACGCCCGACTACGCGTATCGCCCCATCGGGGCCCAGTCGAAGGTGGGAGTGAACCTCGAGGCCCGGCTTCCCTTCCCCGGCCTTGGCGACCGATGGCGCACGGCGCTTTTTATGGACGCGGCGTACTTGGAAACGGGCGATCTGAACTTGGTGCCGTCGCCTGAAGTTTCTGACGTCGTTGCGGGGCCGAGTGGGACTGCCATTCGGACCAAGCCCTCCCGACTGCTCGTGGGGGCGGGGGCAGGCTTGCGCTACCAGACGCCGTTCGGGTTCGTTCGGCTCGATCTGGCGTACAAGCTTACCCCGGACCAACTTGACCTCCGCCGTCCCAACGACATCCGATCTCAAATTGAAAAGGGCTCTCCCACTCCCGTTCGTGACGCCGATCCGCGCACGCTTCGTCGCTTTCGATTCCACTTTGGGATTGGCCGTTCGTTCTAA